A genomic segment from Myxococcales bacterium encodes:
- a CDS encoding Rieske 2Fe-2S domain-containing protein → MKLVARVPRATLEAEKMVRVDYPPFDVVVALVDGRPLAIEDACNHAGASLAEGGIEGDRIMCPMHGYVFSMRTGALLAPEGLCGPQRTFRVVEEAGEVVVYDDVPIVVLGT, encoded by the coding sequence GTGAAGCTCGTTGCCCGTGTTCCTAGAGCCACGCTCGAGGCCGAGAAGATGGTGAGGGTTGACTACCCGCCCTTCGACGTGGTCGTGGCCCTCGTCGACGGCAGGCCGTTGGCCATTGAAGACGCGTGCAACCACGCGGGGGCGAGCCTCGCTGAGGGCGGCATCGAGGGAGACCGCATCATGTGCCCGATGCACGGCTACGTCTTCTCGATGCGCACCGGCGCGCTGCTCGCGCCGGAAGGACTCTGCGGCCCCCAGCGGACTTTCCGCGTCGTCGAGGAGGCCGGCGAGGTGGTCGTCTACGACGACGTGCCTATCGTCGTCCTCGGCACCTGA